The proteins below come from a single Ruegeria sp. SCSIO 43209 genomic window:
- the ctrA gene encoding response regulator transcription factor CtrA, whose protein sequence is MRILLVEDDPTTSKSIELMLTHANLNVYATDLGEEGIDLAKLYDYDLILLDLNLPDMNGHEVLRQLRIARVETPILILSGADDTESKIKGFGFGADDYLTKPFHREELVARIHAIIRRSKGHSQSVIHTGQVAVNLDAKTVEVNGKTVHLTGKEYQMLELLSLRKGTTLTKEMFLNHLYGGMDEPELKIIDVFICKLRKKLSNATGGENYIETVWGRGYVLRDPQANNMGETRMAVGA, encoded by the coding sequence ATGCGCATACTTCTTGTCGAGGATGATCCAACCACGTCCAAAAGCATCGAACTGATGCTGACACACGCCAATCTCAACGTGTATGCGACGGACCTTGGCGAAGAAGGCATCGATCTGGCCAAGCTATATGATTACGACCTCATCCTGTTGGACTTGAACTTGCCGGATATGAACGGCCATGAAGTGTTGCGCCAACTGCGCATAGCACGGGTAGAGACACCGATCCTGATCCTGTCGGGCGCTGATGACACCGAAAGCAAGATCAAGGGATTTGGATTTGGAGCAGACGATTATCTGACCAAACCTTTCCATCGCGAAGAGCTGGTGGCGCGCATTCATGCGATTATCCGCCGCTCTAAGGGGCATTCTCAATCCGTGATACACACCGGGCAGGTCGCCGTAAATCTGGATGCCAAAACCGTAGAGGTGAACGGAAAAACCGTACACCTGACAGGCAAGGAATATCAGATGCTGGAACTTCTGAGCCTGCGGAAAGGAACAACACTGACCAAAGAAATGTTCCTGAACCATCTCTACGGCGGCATGGATGAGCCCGAGCTCAAGATTATCGACGTCTTCATCTGCAAGTTACGCAAGAAACTCAGCAATGCGACCGGTGGTGAGAATTATATCGAGACGGTCTGGGGCCGTGGATATGTCCTGCGTGATCCGCAAGCCAACAACATGGGTGAAACCCGCATGGCCGTGGGTGCCTAA
- a CDS encoding DUF1153 domain-containing protein, whose amino-acid sequence MYLHKVEGPRSVTLPDGSVLTRADLPPADTRRWVASRKVIVVRGVLYGLISLSEAKKRYGISDEEFNSWVSAVAEHGIDALKVTALKKYRQLKGESE is encoded by the coding sequence ATGTATTTGCACAAAGTGGAAGGTCCAAGGTCGGTCACCCTACCGGACGGGAGCGTGCTGACACGCGCCGATTTGCCTCCTGCGGATACGCGGCGCTGGGTGGCGTCGCGCAAGGTGATCGTCGTGCGTGGTGTACTTTATGGGTTGATTTCGTTGTCCGAAGCCAAAAAGCGCTATGGCATCAGCGATGAAGAGTTCAACTCGTGGGTCTCAGCAGTTGCTGAGCACGGGATCGATGCGTTGAAGGTGACGGCCTTAAAAAAATATCGACAACTTAAAGGTGAAAGTGAATAA